The following coding sequences are from one Indioceanicola profundi window:
- a CDS encoding MmoB/DmpM family protein encodes MSVTSGQQLFKPLKDIKQEQSISHQCGVTMNDSVEARCIAEVMEQKPGISVTYLPAMIRIDGEGKIEFKMNEISEALGREMTPHLFEISTSTHYGRMVMVDEDTIVLFGNMDDALAYE; translated from the coding sequence ATGAGCGTGACCAGCGGACAGCAGCTATTCAAGCCCCTGAAGGACATCAAACAGGAACAGTCCATCTCCCACCAGTGCGGCGTCACGATGAATGACAGTGTCGAGGCGCGGTGCATCGCCGAGGTGATGGAGCAGAAGCCCGGCATTTCCGTGACGTACCTGCCGGCGATGATCCGTATCGACGGCGAGGGCAAGATCGAATTCAAGATGAACGAGATCAGCGAAGCGTTGGGTCGGGAGATGACCCCGCATTTGTTCGAGATCTCCACCTCCACTCACTATGGCCGCATGGTCATGGTGGATGAGGACACGATCGTCCTGTTCGGGAACATGGACGACGCACT